One part of the Anaerolineae bacterium genome encodes these proteins:
- a CDS encoding serine/threonine protein kinase: MSMFTAQATLLHDRYRPGQLLEHGPMGDVFLAEDLKTGYLVVIRTLAPNLALNADVLAAFEGDAAKLRSLNLPTIAAYEDIFFHHNSLHMVRPYLPGPPLDRYLAEHGPLPPAQWRRWALSLARTLAAAHVEGVIHGDLRPANIYVVPKRALPALAAAHPHHGGQPPGAEEDTRPIADRHVPTRPAPSSEEHPADTPGDFRLVITNFSSYRLLENRRLVTTSARLRVSSYTSPQRWQGQPTTMSDDIWNLGVLLFQMASGRLPFEGNNDADIMNRVLHQATPNLRGRVPRGLVAIIERLLEKDPWRRYRSLGAVISDLERGTVRWPGRRSGLMPRRRSPLLSWGLFLLFVVLLLAIPAGGGVALVTGYQPTPTPIRIAGVLVFSTPTPTPTPIILPFQPGGPPTATLTPSATWTPLVITNTPLPTFTPSDTPTATFTPSITPSPTVTPSATATATATATETPTLSPTPTPPPTATATPTATDTPTATATATWTPSPTLSPTPTATATSTPNATATANLEAFLTRAAIIAATQTALETRLAPTPTPDLAATSAALTPVAAVLRQLHPARTASSALPQCFAGEQLVFFSDFTTLSGLPGTLPGGFLNEQIGRDAALHLTQTGTWAIPIPAGYARVRFDMLVPRAVTPPLTLSFVPAGTAANRIGWRLTWALGNAETNTGLLLEKVRGGQPETVSSLVSVPFDEWVTVDMGFQPLVEGRSVFQLNVYTAAGSRAALLVIDNDELAPFSALAINATIDSAPWLDNLQICARPGLWPPASSGS, encoded by the coding sequence ATGAGCATGTTCACAGCGCAGGCGACTCTTCTTCACGATCGATACCGACCCGGTCAGCTGCTTGAGCACGGGCCGATGGGTGATGTCTTCCTGGCGGAAGATCTGAAAACTGGTTACCTGGTGGTCATCCGCACCCTGGCCCCTAACCTGGCGCTGAACGCTGACGTTCTGGCCGCGTTTGAGGGCGACGCGGCCAAGTTGCGTTCCCTGAACCTGCCGACCATTGCCGCATACGAAGACATTTTCTTTCACCACAACAGCCTGCACATGGTGCGGCCTTACCTGCCCGGCCCACCGCTGGACAGGTACCTGGCAGAACATGGGCCGTTACCCCCGGCGCAGTGGCGCCGGTGGGCGCTTTCCCTGGCCCGTACGCTGGCCGCCGCCCATGTCGAAGGGGTCATTCATGGCGATCTACGGCCCGCCAATATCTATGTTGTGCCCAAGCGCGCCCTGCCCGCGCTGGCTGCCGCCCATCCCCATCATGGCGGCCAGCCGCCCGGCGCAGAAGAGGACACCCGACCCATTGCTGACCGTCATGTCCCGACCCGCCCTGCTCCGAGCAGCGAGGAGCATCCTGCCGATACGCCTGGCGACTTCCGGCTGGTCATCACCAATTTCTCGTCCTACCGGCTGCTGGAAAACCGGCGGCTGGTGACGACCAGCGCCCGGTTGCGGGTCTCCAGCTACACCAGCCCGCAGCGCTGGCAGGGCCAGCCCACCACCATGTCCGATGACATCTGGAATCTGGGTGTGCTGCTGTTCCAGATGGCCAGCGGGCGGCTACCCTTTGAAGGCAACAATGACGCCGACATCATGAACCGCGTGCTCCACCAGGCGACGCCTAACCTGCGCGGGCGCGTGCCGCGCGGCCTGGTGGCGATCATCGAGCGCCTGCTGGAAAAAGACCCCTGGCGTCGTTACCGCAGCCTGGGCGCGGTGATCTCCGACCTGGAACGCGGGACGGTGCGCTGGCCGGGGCGGCGCTCCGGGCTGATGCCGCGCCGGCGCAGCCCGCTGCTTTCCTGGGGGCTATTCCTGCTCTTTGTGGTGTTACTGCTGGCCATTCCGGCGGGCGGTGGGGTAGCCCTGGTGACCGGTTACCAGCCCACCCCTACGCCGATCCGGATCGCGGGGGTACTTGTCTTCTCCACACCAACGCCCACCCCGACCCCGATCATCCTGCCTTTCCAGCCGGGCGGGCCGCCAACGGCCACCCTGACGCCCAGCGCCACCTGGACGCCGCTGGTGATCACCAATACACCCCTGCCCACCTTCACACCTTCCGACACGCCAACGGCGACTTTCACGCCTTCGATCACGCCATCGCCGACGGTCACGCCCAGCGCCACGGCCACCGCTACCGCCACGGCCACGGAGACGCCCACGCTCTCGCCGACGCCTACACCGCCGCCGACGGCAACCGCCACGCCCACCGCGACTGACACGCCCACCGCCACCGCCACCGCCACGTGGACACCTTCGCCGACTCTTTCCCCCACGCCCACAGCGACGGCCACCAGCACGCCCAATGCGACAGCCACCGCCAACCTGGAGGCGTTCCTGACCCGCGCCGCTATCATCGCGGCGACCCAGACGGCACTGGAGACCCGCCTGGCCCCCACACCAACGCCCGATCTGGCCGCCACCAGCGCCGCCCTGACGCCAGTCGCTGCTGTCCTCCGCCAGCTTCACCCGGCCCGCACCGCTTCCAGCGCCCTGCCGCAGTGCTTTGCCGGGGAGCAACTGGTCTTCTTCAGCGATTTCACCACTCTCAGCGGTCTGCCGGGGACACTGCCCGGCGGCTTCCTCAACGAGCAGATTGGCCGGGACGCCGCCCTGCACCTGACGCAGACCGGCACCTGGGCCATCCCCATCCCGGCAGGATACGCCCGCGTTCGTTTCGACATGCTGGTCCCGCGCGCCGTCACCCCGCCCCTGACGCTCAGCTTCGTGCCGGCGGGAACGGCGGCCAACCGTATCGGCTGGCGGCTAACCTGGGCACTGGGTAATGCAGAGACAAATACCGGCCTGCTGCTGGAAAAAGTGCGCGGCGGCCAGCCGGAGACGGTATCTTCACTGGTGTCGGTGCCCTTTGACGAATGGGTAACGGTAGACATGGGCTTCCAGCCGCTGGTGGAAGGACGCAGCGTCTTCCAGCTTAACGTCTACACCGCAGCGGGATCGCGGGCCGCGCTGCTGGTAATTGACAATGACGAACTGGCGCCATTCAGCGCCCTGGCCATCAACGCCACCATTGACAGCGCGCCCTGGCTGGATAACCTGCAGATCTGCGCCCGGCCTGGCCTCTGGCCGCCAGCGTCGTCCGGCTCATGA
- a CDS encoding MFS transporter: MPPASRTALHSAAAPVPAVGDGRFQAGRVLVTAAAHAVHDMYTAFLAPLLPHFIAVLALSKTQAGTLTVFMQFPSLLQPAIGHLADRYALRAIVILAPAAAGILMSLLGVISSYVMLAVLLTLTGLVSAGLHSVGPVMVGRHSGAALGRGMSLWMVGGELGRTVGPLLIVSAIGEGSILNASWLMIFGLLASGLLYLVLRRGPEPTVAVRLEQPLPVRTALRSMGPFLLPLSLILALPMLLNVALTTYLPTFLTEEGDSLQLAGVALAILQAAGVAGALLGGSISDRIGRRPSLAGAMLVAPLLLLIFLTVEGMARLPLLILMGFFTLAITPVIMALVQESYPENRALANGIYMALSFTIRSGAVIVLGLLADGLGMPTAFIISAALALLGVPAVALLPGRNNDRTR; the protein is encoded by the coding sequence ATGCCTCCTGCCAGCCGGACCGCCCTGCATTCCGCCGCTGCCCCGGTCCCTGCTGTGGGGGATGGGCGCTTTCAGGCTGGGCGCGTGCTGGTCACCGCCGCCGCCCATGCGGTGCACGACATGTATACGGCCTTCCTGGCGCCGCTGCTGCCGCACTTCATCGCGGTGCTGGCGCTCTCCAAGACCCAGGCCGGGACGCTGACCGTCTTCATGCAGTTCCCCTCGCTGCTGCAGCCAGCGATTGGCCATCTGGCTGATCGCTATGCCCTGCGCGCCATCGTCATACTGGCCCCGGCGGCGGCGGGCATCCTGATGAGCCTGCTGGGGGTGATCTCCAGCTACGTGATGCTGGCCGTCCTGCTGACTCTGACCGGCCTGGTCTCTGCCGGGCTGCACAGCGTGGGGCCGGTCATGGTCGGGCGGCACTCCGGGGCGGCGCTGGGGCGCGGCATGAGTCTGTGGATGGTTGGCGGGGAACTGGGGCGGACGGTCGGGCCGCTGCTGATCGTCAGCGCCATCGGGGAAGGTAGCATCCTGAACGCTTCCTGGTTGATGATCTTCGGCCTGCTGGCCTCAGGGTTGCTATACCTGGTCCTGCGGCGCGGGCCGGAGCCGACGGTTGCCGTCCGCCTGGAACAGCCCCTGCCGGTGCGGACGGCCCTGCGGAGCATGGGGCCGTTCCTGCTTCCCCTCTCGCTGATTCTGGCCCTGCCGATGTTGCTAAATGTAGCGCTGACTACCTACCTGCCCACCTTCCTGACGGAAGAAGGCGATAGTCTGCAGCTAGCCGGGGTAGCGCTGGCCATCCTGCAGGCGGCGGGCGTAGCCGGGGCCTTACTGGGTGGCTCGATCAGCGACCGGATCGGACGTCGGCCATCGCTGGCCGGGGCGATGCTGGTTGCGCCGCTGCTGTTGCTGATCTTCCTGACGGTGGAGGGGATGGCCCGCCTGCCGCTGCTGATCCTGATGGGCTTCTTCACACTGGCGATAACGCCGGTGATCATGGCTCTGGTGCAGGAGAGCTACCCGGAGAATCGCGCCCTGGCCAACGGCATCTATATGGCCCTCAGTTTCACCATCCGTTCCGGGGCGGTGATTGTGCTGGGATTGCTGGCGGACGGGTTGGGGATGCCGACCGCGTTTATAATCAGCGCGGCCCTGGCCCTGCTGGGCGTGCCAGCGGTAGCCCTGTTGCCGGGGCGGAACAACGATCGTACGCGCTAG
- a CDS encoding RNA-binding transcriptional accessory protein — MTQPPYDRQIAARLGVQPEQVAATIALLDEGNTVPFIARYRKEVTGGLQDETIQKLTGLLERLRALDERRAAIIKSIEEQGKMTPALLKDLEAAETLAALEDLYAPYRPKRRTRATIAREKGLQGLADLILAQPHSPQSAGELAASFLNDEVPTVEEALAGARDIVAEAISESAQVRGELRARTQTYGRAQAARIEGAEDPKRTYETYYEFEYRIGRLRPYQVLAINRGEAEKVLRVHIAIDERDWQEAVALLVRPDRRSPLAEQLLAAADDAARRLLIPAIERDVRRLLTEQAEEHAIQVFATNLGNLLSQPPLAGHVVLGIDPAYRTGCKIAVVDPTGKVIDTATIYPHEPQRRWREAAAELLRLIQRHGVTLVAIGNGTASRETEQLVAEITRQLEGVHYLLVSEAGASVYSASALAREELPDLDVTLRGAVSIARRAQDPLAELVKIDPKAIGVGMYQHDVDQKRLAAALDAEVEKIVNRVGVDVNTASAALLRYVAGIGPKLAANIVAYREEHGPFTSRAELRKVPGLGPKAYQQAAGFLRIRGGRNPLDASAIHPESYAVAEAVLKAAGVTIATPPATREAALRTLLQQRPLGALAEALGVGVPTLTDIFEQLIRPGRDPREDLPTPILRSDVLRMEDLQAGMIMQGTVRNVVDFGAFVDIGVKQDGLLHTSRIPKDVLLAVGDVIAVEILSVDLERGRISLGWAG, encoded by the coding sequence ATGACTCAACCACCCTACGACCGCCAGATCGCCGCCCGGCTGGGCGTCCAGCCGGAGCAGGTCGCCGCAACCATCGCCCTGCTCGACGAAGGCAACACCGTGCCCTTCATCGCCCGCTACCGCAAGGAAGTCACCGGCGGGTTGCAGGACGAGACGATCCAGAAGCTCACCGGCCTGCTGGAACGGTTGCGTGCCCTGGATGAGCGCCGCGCCGCCATCATCAAGTCCATTGAAGAGCAGGGCAAGATGACCCCGGCGCTGCTCAAGGACCTCGAAGCGGCGGAGACGCTGGCCGCGCTGGAAGACCTCTACGCGCCCTACCGCCCCAAGCGCCGCACACGGGCCACCATCGCCCGCGAGAAGGGGCTGCAGGGGCTGGCCGACCTGATCCTGGCGCAGCCGCACAGCCCGCAATCCGCCGGGGAACTGGCCGCCTCTTTTCTCAATGATGAGGTGCCGACCGTTGAGGAGGCGCTGGCCGGGGCGCGGGACATCGTGGCGGAGGCGATCAGCGAGAGCGCACAGGTGCGCGGCGAGCTACGCGCCCGCACTCAGACCTATGGCCGGGCGCAGGCTGCCCGGATCGAGGGCGCGGAAGACCCCAAACGTACCTATGAAACCTACTACGAATTTGAGTACCGTATCGGGCGTCTGCGCCCTTACCAGGTGCTGGCCATCAACCGTGGCGAGGCGGAAAAAGTGCTGCGCGTGCACATCGCCATCGATGAGCGTGACTGGCAGGAGGCAGTCGCCCTGCTCGTCAGGCCCGACCGGCGTTCCCCCCTGGCGGAGCAGTTGCTGGCCGCCGCCGATGACGCCGCCCGCCGCCTGCTGATCCCGGCCATCGAGCGTGATGTACGCCGTCTGCTGACCGAACAGGCGGAAGAACATGCCATTCAGGTCTTTGCCACTAACCTGGGCAACCTGCTCAGCCAGCCGCCGCTGGCCGGGCATGTGGTGCTGGGCATCGATCCGGCCTACCGCACCGGGTGCAAGATCGCCGTCGTTGATCCCACCGGCAAGGTGATCGACACGGCCACGATCTACCCGCACGAGCCGCAACGCCGCTGGCGGGAGGCCGCCGCCGAACTGCTCCGCCTGATCCAGCGTCACGGCGTCACCCTGGTTGCCATTGGCAACGGCACCGCCTCCCGCGAGACCGAGCAACTGGTCGCGGAGATCACCCGCCAGCTGGAGGGGGTGCATTACCTGCTGGTCAGCGAGGCGGGGGCGAGCGTCTACAGTGCCAGCGCCCTGGCCCGCGAGGAATTGCCCGACCTGGATGTGACCCTGCGCGGCGCGGTTTCCATTGCCCGGCGCGCCCAGGATCCGCTGGCCGAGCTGGTTAAGATCGACCCGAAGGCCATCGGCGTGGGCATGTACCAGCACGATGTGGATCAAAAGCGGCTGGCCGCCGCGCTGGACGCTGAAGTGGAGAAGATCGTCAACCGGGTCGGCGTGGACGTCAACACGGCGTCGGCGGCGTTGCTGCGCTATGTGGCCGGCATCGGGCCGAAACTGGCGGCGAATATCGTCGCCTACCGCGAGGAGCATGGCCCCTTCACCAGCCGGGCTGAGCTGCGCAAAGTGCCGGGTCTGGGGCCAAAGGCCTACCAGCAGGCGGCGGGCTTCCTGCGCATCCGCGGCGGGCGCAACCCGCTGGACGCCAGCGCCATCCACCCGGAGAGTTACGCGGTGGCGGAAGCTGTGCTGAAGGCAGCGGGCGTGACCATCGCTACGCCGCCCGCCACCAGGGAAGCCGCGCTCAGGACATTGCTGCAACAGCGCCCCCTGGGCGCCCTGGCGGAAGCGCTGGGAGTCGGCGTGCCGACCCTGACCGACATCTTTGAGCAACTCATCCGCCCTGGCCGCGACCCGCGCGAAGACCTGCCCACGCCGATCCTGCGCAGCGATGTGCTGCGCATGGAGGATCTGCAAGCCGGGATGATCATGCAGGGGACAGTGCGCAACGTGGTCGACTTTGGCGCCTTTGTGGATATCGGCGTCAAGCAGGACGGCCTGCTGCACACCAGCCGGATACCGAAGGATGTGCTGCTCGCCGTGGGCGATGTGATTGCCGTTGAAATCCTGAGCGTCGACCTGGAACGCGGGCGGATCAGCCTGGGCTGGGCAGGATAA
- a CDS encoding class I SAM-dependent methyltransferase: MNDRPPLSPTPASPPVPLDEYGQKYFERYNYADRPLGRFSMYWFARRYYAALVRRFAPPGGPERTLLELGSGLGHLLGLLQDDFTCTGIDLDAWTVAQTQRNAPRARALVQSADDLSGFSDGAFHVVVALHVVEHLPDPARTIREVYRLLQPGGLWFFATPNPGYSLRRFKDPATDAIGKDPTHINCQPPAQWRAWCQAAGFRMLRHFGDGLWDVPYLPVIPRAVQFGLFGFPAFLQVITRTTLTPLSLGVNQIGIARRP, translated from the coding sequence ATGAACGACCGGCCACCACTTTCACCCACGCCCGCATCGCCGCCCGTACCGCTGGATGAGTACGGCCAGAAGTACTTCGAGCGTTACAACTACGCTGACCGCCCGCTGGGCCGCTTCAGCATGTACTGGTTCGCCCGGCGCTACTACGCCGCGCTGGTGCGCCGCTTTGCGCCGCCCGGCGGGCCGGAACGCACTCTGCTGGAGCTGGGCAGCGGGTTGGGCCATCTGCTGGGATTGCTGCAGGATGACTTCACCTGCACTGGCATCGACCTGGACGCCTGGACGGTCGCCCAGACGCAGCGCAACGCGCCGCGCGCCCGCGCCCTGGTGCAAAGCGCCGATGACCTGAGCGGCTTCTCTGACGGCGCGTTCCATGTCGTGGTGGCGCTGCATGTCGTCGAGCACCTGCCCGACCCGGCCCGCACCATCCGCGAGGTGTACCGCCTGCTGCAGCCGGGCGGCCTGTGGTTCTTTGCCACGCCCAACCCCGGCTACAGCCTGCGCCGCTTCAAGGACCCGGCGACGGATGCCATCGGCAAGGACCCGACCCATATCAACTGCCAGCCGCCGGCGCAGTGGCGGGCCTGGTGCCAGGCGGCGGGCTTCCGGATGCTGCGTCACTTTGGCGATGGCCTGTGGGATGTGCCCTACCTGCCAGTCATCCCCAGGGCTGTGCAGTTCGGACTGTTTGGCTTTCCGGCTTTCCTGCAGGTGATTACCCGGACGACGCTCACCCCGTTGAGCCTGGGCGTCAACCAGATCGGCATTGCCCGCCGGCCTTAG